Proteins co-encoded in one Arachis hypogaea cultivar Tifrunner chromosome 13, arahy.Tifrunner.gnm2.J5K5, whole genome shotgun sequence genomic window:
- the LOC112792007 gene encoding protein TIFY 7 → MERDFMGLSSKEPLVVKEEINDDGSKDSGFTKGSTAQWLFSSKVSAVPHLMSFKVSQDEKPFDSTLKFPAPELQKSFNHNGQGGFHFSMTPYPVQHDVNSVNRPHDVKMFSVSNQAISVSVGNPYLKNHFASAAQNIGSANVKQTLLGGIPITPTIGAVAERNVKTAPSSAQLTIFYAGTVNVFQDISAEKAQAIMLLAGNELAQPKVQAGGSKLGAGDSVAVNTPPSSGVPSPLSVSSHSGAQSGSGSTSTDEFLTAKTTGVPTGSVSKVEPPKVVSATTMLTSAVPQARKASLARFLEKRKERVMNSAPYNLNKKSEEYGTAEHNGATSIASNALPLQVKQG, encoded by the exons ATGGAGAGAGATTTCATGGGTCTAAGCTCAAAAGAGCCACTTGTGGTCAAAGAAGAGATCAACGATGATGGCTCCAAAGATTCTG GCTTCACCAAGGGCTCTACTGCTCAGTGGCTTTTCTCAAGCAAAGTTTCTGCTGTTCCACACTTGATGTCTTTTAAGGTTTCTCAAGATGAGAAGCCTTTTGACTCCACTCTAAAGTTCCCTGCTCCTGAACTTCAG AAATCTTTCAATCACAATGGACAAGGTGGCTTTCATTTTTCCATGACTCCGTATCCTGTACAACATGATGTGAATTCTGTGAATCGTCCTCACGATGTGAAGATGTTTTCAGTTTCCAATCAAGCAATTTCAGTTTCTGTGGGGAATCCATACCTGAAGAATCACTTTGCATCGGCTGCTCAGAATATAGGCAGTGCTAATGTGAAGCAGACATTACTTGGGGGAATACCAATTACACCAACCATCGGTGCTGTTGCTGAACG CAATGTGAAAACAGCTCCATCTTCTGCACAACTTACAATCTTCTATGCGGGTACTGTTAATGTCTTCCAAGATATCTCTGCTGAAAAG GCACAAGCTATTATGTTGTTGGCTGGCAATGAGTTGGCACAGCCCAAGGTTCAGGCAGGTGGTTCAAAATTGGGAGCCGGTGATAGTGTGGCTGTTAATACACCACCTAGCTCCGGTGTTCCAAGTCCTTTATCCGTCTCATCGCATTCGGGTGCGCAGTCAGGGAGTGGCTCCACTAGTACTGATGAATTTCTGACTGCTAAAACGACCGGGGTTCCCACCGGTTCTGTTAGTAAGGTGGAGCCTCCGAAAGTAGTGAGCGCAACCACTATGTTGACTTCAG CTGTGCCACAGGCTCGTAAAGCATCGTTGGCTCGTTTTCTAGAGAAGCGCAAGGAGAG GGTGATGAATTCAGCACCATATAACCTGAACAAGAAGAGTGAGGAATATGGCACTGCAGAACACAATGGTGCTACCAGCATTGcttcaaatgctctaccactacAAGTGAAGCAAGGATAG
- the LOC112792008 gene encoding plant UBX domain-containing protein 2, with protein sequence MDDVKDKMKGFMKKVNNSFTSSSSAKFKGQGRVLGSSSSPSPPPYATANSTSTPRPRPLNSNPTPPPHKATASSAERDPKPPTSGFDPFDSFVTSSKRSQNGYSLNVYECPVCGNSFRSEDEVSEHVDTCLSNNAERGDVSQLADTGADSNAELEVCVGTYVSGKPSHGSIDILLKLLKNVVREPENAKFRKIRLANPKIKEAIAEVIGGTELICFLGFELKDENGETWAVMELPSEEQIRLINKATLLLESQQVSPKSENLAAASADNIDAKPESKPIDRQVKVFFAVPETIAAKIQLPDSFYKLSVEEVRREAELRRKKIEESQLLIPKSLKEKQAKAAKKRYTKAIIRIQFPDGVVLQGVFSPWEPTMALYEFVSSALKQPCLEFELMHPVVVRRQAIPRFAKAGENSKTLEDEDLVPSALIKFKPLETDSVVFTGLKNELLQISEPLVNA encoded by the exons ATGGACGACgttaaagataagatgaaaggCTTCATGAAGAAAGTCAACAACTCTTTCACCTCTTCATCCTCCGCCAAATTCAAGGGCCAAGGTCGCGTCTTGggatcttcttcttctccctctcctcctccCTATGCAACCGCTAATTCCACTTCCACCCCTCGCCCTCGCCCCCTCAATTCCAATCCCACGCCCCCTCCCCACAAAGCCACCGCCTCTTCCGCCGAGAGGGATCCCAAACCTCCAACTTCTGGGTTCGACCCATTTGATTCATTCGTCACATCATCCAAGAGATCTCAAAACGGGTATTCACTTAATGTATATGAGTGTCCTGTTTGTGGCAATTCTTTTAGATCCGAAGATGAGGTTTCTGAGCATGTGGACACTTGTTTGAGTAACAACGCTGAGCGTGGTGATGTGTCTCAATTGGCAGACACTGGAGCCGACTCCAATGCTGAATTGGAGGTTTGTGTTGGCACTTACGTCTCAGGGAAGCCTTCCCACGGATCCATCGACATTCTTTTGAAGCTGTTGAAGAATGTTGTTAGAGAGCCTGAGAATGCCAAGTTTAGGAAGATCAGATTGGCCAATCCTAAAATTAAGGAGGCTATTGCCGAGGTTATCGGTGGAACTGAGTTGATTTGCTTTCTTGGCTTTGAACTTAAGGACGAGAATGGCGAGACTTGGGCCGTCATGGAGCTTCCTTCAGAGGAGCAGATAAGATTGATCAACAAAGCAACACTGTTGCTGGAATCACAGCAAGTATCTCCAAAGAGTGAGAATTTGGCTGCAGCTTCTGCTGACAACATAGATGCAAAACCTGAATCCAAGCCTATCGACAGACAG GTGAAGGTCTTCTTTGCCGTTCCTGAAACTATTGCAGCAAAAATTCAGCTACCAGATTCCTTCTATAAACTTTCAGTTGAAGAGGTGAGAAGAGAAGCTGAAttaaggagaaaaaagattgaagAGTCTCAGCTTTTAATTCCCAAGTCATTAAAGGAAAAGCAAGCAAAAGCTGCCAAGAAGAGATACACAAAAGCTATTATTAGGATTCAGTTTCCAGATGGAGTTGTACTTCAAGGTGTATTTTCTCCATGGGAACCAACTATGGCCCTCTATGAG TTTGTTAGCTCTGCACTGAAACAACCATGTTTGGAGTTTGAGCTAATGCATCCGGTAGTAGTCCGACGGCAGGCAATCCCTCGGTTCGCCAAAGCAGGGGAGAACAGTAAAACATTGGAGGATGAGGACTTGGTACCTTCAGCTCTAATCAAGTTCAAGCCACTGGAAACAGATTCTGTTGTTTTCACGGGTCTCAAAAACGAATTGCTTCAAATCAGTGAGCCGCTTGTAAATGCTTAA